One Streptomyces sp. SAI-135 DNA segment encodes these proteins:
- a CDS encoding 2-oxoacid:acceptor oxidoreductase subunit alpha, which translates to MTSQVSSPAEQADEAVVGEQRKEAGVKDVRRLDRVIIRFAGDSGDGMQLTGDRFTSETASFGNDLSTLPNFPAEIRAPAGTLPGVSSFQLHFADHDILTPGDAPNVLVAMNPAALKANIADLPRGAEIIVNTDEFTKRAMQKVGYAASPLEDGSLDGYSLHPVPLTTLTVEALKEFDLSRKEAERSKNMFALGLLSWMYHRPTEGTEKFLRTKFAKKPEIAEANLAAYRAGWNFGETTEDFAVSYEIAPATKAFPVGTYRNISGNLALSYGLVAASRQADLPLFLGSYPITPASDILHELSKHKNFGVRTFQAEDEIAGIGAALGAAFGGSLAVTTTSGPGVALKSETIGLAVSLELPLLVIDIQRGGPSTGLPTKTEQADLLQAMFGRNGEAPVPIVAPCTPADCFDAALEAARIALTYRTPVMLLSDGYLANGSEPWRIPELDELPDLTVQFAQGPNHTLDDGTEVFWPYKRDPQTLARPWAVPGTPGLEHRIGGIEKEDGTGNISYAPANHDFMVRTRQAKIDGIDVPDLEVDDPHEARTLVLGWGSTYGPITAAVRRLRTAGESIAQAHLRHLNPFPRNLGAVLKAYDKVVIPEMNLGQLATLVRAKYLVDAHSYNQVNGMPFKAEQLATALKEAIDG; encoded by the coding sequence GTGACCAGTCAGGTCAGCAGCCCAGCGGAGCAGGCCGACGAAGCCGTCGTGGGAGAGCAGCGCAAAGAGGCAGGCGTGAAGGACGTCCGCCGCCTCGACCGGGTGATCATTCGTTTCGCGGGCGACTCCGGTGACGGGATGCAGCTCACCGGGGACCGTTTCACCTCGGAGACGGCGTCCTTCGGCAACGACCTGTCCACCCTTCCCAACTTCCCCGCCGAGATCCGGGCCCCTGCCGGAACCCTGCCGGGTGTCTCCTCCTTCCAGCTCCACTTCGCCGACCACGACATCCTCACCCCGGGTGACGCGCCGAACGTGCTCGTGGCCATGAACCCGGCCGCCCTCAAGGCCAACATCGCCGACCTGCCGCGCGGTGCGGAGATCATCGTCAACACGGACGAGTTCACCAAACGGGCGATGCAGAAAGTGGGGTACGCGGCCTCGCCGCTGGAGGATGGATCGCTCGACGGGTACAGCCTTCATCCGGTCCCCCTGACCACGCTGACCGTCGAGGCCCTCAAGGAATTCGACCTCAGTCGCAAAGAGGCCGAGCGCAGCAAGAACATGTTCGCGCTCGGCCTCTTGTCGTGGATGTACCACCGGCCCACCGAGGGCACGGAGAAGTTCCTGCGGACGAAGTTCGCGAAGAAGCCGGAGATCGCCGAGGCGAACCTGGCGGCCTACCGGGCGGGCTGGAACTTCGGCGAGACCACCGAGGACTTCGCGGTCTCCTACGAGATCGCGCCGGCCACCAAGGCCTTCCCGGTCGGCACCTACCGCAACATCTCCGGGAACCTCGCGCTGTCCTACGGACTGGTCGCCGCGTCCCGCCAGGCGGACCTGCCGTTGTTCCTGGGCTCGTACCCCATCACCCCGGCCTCGGACATCCTGCACGAGCTGAGCAAGCACAAGAACTTCGGCGTACGGACCTTCCAGGCCGAGGACGAGATCGCGGGCATCGGCGCGGCGCTGGGCGCGGCCTTCGGCGGGTCCCTTGCCGTCACCACCACGAGTGGCCCCGGTGTGGCGCTGAAGTCGGAGACCATCGGGCTCGCGGTCTCCCTGGAGCTGCCGCTCCTGGTGATCGACATCCAGAGAGGCGGCCCGTCCACCGGTCTGCCGACCAAGACCGAGCAGGCGGATCTCCTCCAGGCGATGTTCGGGCGCAACGGCGAGGCGCCGGTGCCGATCGTGGCCCCCTGCACCCCGGCCGACTGCTTCGACGCGGCGCTGGAGGCGGCCCGGATCGCGCTGACCTACCGCACCCCGGTGATGCTGCTCTCGGACGGCTACCTGGCCAACGGCTCCGAGCCGTGGCGGATCCCGGAGCTGGACGAACTCCCGGACCTCACCGTGCAGTTCGCGCAGGGCCCCAACCACACCCTGGATGACGGCACCGAGGTCTTCTGGCCCTACAAGCGCGACCCGCAGACCCTCGCCCGACCCTGGGCGGTGCCCGGCACGCCCGGACTCGAACACCGCATCGGCGGCATCGAGAAGGAGGACGGGACCGGGAACATCTCCTACGCCCCGGCCAACCACGACTTCATGGTCCGTACCCGCCAGGCCAAGATCGACGGGATCGACGTACCGGATCTGGAAGTGGACGATCCGCACGAGGCGCGCACGCTGGTGCTGGGCTGGGGATCGACGTACGGGCCCATCACGGCGGCGGTACGGCGGCTGCGGACGGCCGGTGAGTCGATCGCGCAGGCGCATCTGCGCCACCTCAACCCCTTCCCGCGCAACCTGGGCGCGGTGCTGAAGGCGTACGACAAGGTCGTGATCCCCGAGATGAACCTCGGGCAGCTCGCCACGCTGGTGCGGGCGAAGTACCTGGTCGACGCGCACAGCTACAACCAGGTCAACGGCATGCCGTTCAAGGCGGAGCAGCTCGCCACGGCTCTGAAGGAGGCCATCGATGGCTGA
- a CDS encoding response regulator transcription factor, with protein MGWQWAGGPRVVEDRVRVVIAEDSVLLREGLTRLLTDRGHDVVAGVGDGEALIKTIGELDAQGELPDVVVADVRMPPTHTDEGVRAAVQLRKEHPGLGVLVLSQYVEERYATELLAGSSRGVGYLLKDRVAEVREFVDAVVRVAEGGTALDPEVVAQLLGRSRKQDVLAHLTPREREVLGLMAEGRTNSAIARQLVVSDGAVEKHVSNIFLKLGLSPSDGDHRRVLAVLTYLNS; from the coding sequence ATGGGCTGGCAGTGGGCTGGGGGGCCGAGAGTCGTGGAGGACAGGGTGCGGGTGGTCATCGCCGAGGATTCAGTGCTGCTGAGGGAGGGCCTGACCCGGTTGCTGACCGACCGCGGGCACGACGTCGTGGCCGGTGTGGGCGACGGGGAGGCACTGATCAAGACCATCGGTGAGCTGGACGCCCAGGGCGAGCTGCCCGACGTCGTGGTCGCCGATGTGCGGATGCCCCCGACCCACACGGACGAGGGCGTGCGAGCCGCCGTACAACTGCGCAAGGAACATCCCGGTCTCGGGGTACTCGTACTGTCGCAGTACGTCGAGGAGCGGTACGCCACCGAGCTGCTGGCCGGGTCCAGCCGCGGGGTGGGGTACCTGCTCAAGGACCGGGTCGCGGAGGTGCGTGAGTTCGTGGACGCGGTGGTACGGGTGGCCGAGGGCGGTACCGCTCTCGACCCGGAGGTGGTCGCTCAGCTGCTGGGACGCAGCCGCAAGCAGGACGTGCTCGCCCATCTCACGCCCCGGGAGCGCGAGGTCCTGGGACTGATGGCCGAGGGGCGCACCAACTCGGCGATCGCGCGGCAGCTCGTCGTGAGCGACGGGGCCGTGGAGAAGCACGTCAGCAACATCTTCCTGAAGCTCGGGCTGTCGCCGAGCGACGGGGACCACCGCAGGGTGCTGGCGGTGCTCACCTATCTGAACTCTTGA
- a CDS encoding M28 family metallopeptidase, which produces MKLSVPGRVTATAVVATVSLLAGGSIAGAAPAGQPAVAAAPDIPVANVKAHLTQLQSIATANGGNRAHGRAGYKASLDYVKAKLDAAGFTTTIQQFTSSGRTGYNLIADWPGGDTNQVIMSGSHLDSVTAGAGINDNGSGSAAVLETALAVSRAGHHPAKHLRFAWWGAEELGLVGSRYYVNRLSTTDRSRISGYLNFDMIGSPNPGYFVYDDDPAIEKTFKTYYAGLGVPTEIETEGDGRSDHAPFKNAGVPVGGLFSGADYVKTAAQAAKWGGTSGLAFDRCYHSSCDTTANINDTALDRNSDAVAYAVWELSQ; this is translated from the coding sequence ATGAAGCTCTCGGTTCCCGGACGCGTCACGGCCACCGCCGTCGTCGCCACCGTCTCCCTCCTGGCCGGCGGATCCATAGCCGGCGCGGCCCCCGCGGGACAGCCCGCGGTGGCCGCGGCCCCCGACATCCCGGTGGCCAACGTGAAGGCGCATCTGACCCAGCTCCAGTCCATCGCCACCGCCAACGGCGGCAACCGGGCCCACGGCCGCGCCGGTTACAAGGCCTCGCTCGACTATGTGAAGGCCAAGCTGGACGCCGCCGGATTCACCACGACGATCCAGCAGTTCACGTCCTCCGGCCGCACCGGCTACAACCTGATCGCCGACTGGCCGGGCGGCGACACCAACCAGGTGATCATGTCCGGCTCGCACCTCGACAGCGTCACGGCCGGCGCGGGCATCAACGACAACGGCTCCGGTTCTGCGGCCGTCCTGGAGACCGCGCTCGCGGTGTCCAGGGCCGGCCACCACCCCGCCAAGCACCTGAGATTCGCCTGGTGGGGCGCGGAGGAGCTGGGCCTGGTGGGCTCCCGCTACTACGTCAACCGCCTGTCCACCACGGACCGTTCGCGGATCAGCGGCTACCTGAACTTCGACATGATCGGCTCGCCGAACCCCGGCTACTTCGTCTACGACGACGACCCGGCCATCGAGAAGACCTTCAAGACGTACTACGCCGGCCTCGGCGTCCCGACCGAGATCGAGACCGAGGGCGACGGCCGTTCCGACCACGCGCCGTTCAAGAACGCGGGCGTGCCGGTGGGCGGGCTGTTCAGCGGGGCCGACTACGTCAAGACGGCGGCCCAGGCGGCCAAGTGGGGCGGCACCTCGGGGCTGGCCTTCGACCGCTGCTACCACTCGTCGTGCGACACCACGGCCAACATCAACGACACGGCCCTGGACCGCAACAGTGACGCGGTGGCGTACGCGGTGTGGGAGCTGTCGCAGTAA
- a CDS encoding DUF6082 family protein, with product MTVPNEEELAPKLLQQVADQLGRMADGYDRIATELHRANLIRLRGFFLERLDRAIDDPGLADSLSTGEYANLSDEKRRQMLNANAQYGLILLAHQIGSIDRSALLGDLKILRRSPNFAEYWERTAGARSCLAPESFEARVGRAVDAIMDERPEDLEEWWVVAPDD from the coding sequence GTGACCGTGCCGAATGAGGAGGAGCTGGCGCCGAAGCTGCTTCAGCAGGTCGCCGACCAGCTCGGTCGTATGGCGGACGGATACGACAGGATCGCCACAGAGCTGCACCGGGCGAACTTGATCCGGCTGCGGGGCTTCTTCCTCGAGCGCCTGGACCGGGCGATCGACGACCCCGGCCTCGCGGACTCGCTGAGCACGGGCGAGTACGCCAACCTGTCTGATGAGAAACGTCGCCAGATGCTCAACGCGAACGCGCAGTACGGACTGATTCTGCTGGCTCACCAGATCGGATCCATCGACCGGAGCGCGCTCCTCGGGGACCTGAAGATTCTTCGCCGGAGTCCGAACTTCGCGGAGTACTGGGAACGCACGGCCGGTGCGCGCAGTTGCCTGGCCCCGGAGTCCTTCGAGGCCCGGGTCGGCAGAGCTGTCGACGCCATCATGGACGAACGTCCTGAGGACCTCGAAGAATGGTGGGTCGTGGCCCCGGACGACTGA
- a CDS encoding helix-turn-helix domain-containing protein, translating into MTVSAERGLLEAAASGEQMCPHRLVLEHVTSRWGVLVLLHLLDRPHRFSELRRAIGRVSEKMLTQTLQTLERDGLVHRDAKPVIPPRVDYSLTDLGHEAAEQVRGLAEWTARRMGAVEEAREAYDAKRIRA; encoded by the coding sequence ATGACGGTAAGTGCAGAGCGCGGTCTTCTGGAGGCGGCGGCATCGGGCGAGCAGATGTGCCCCCACCGCCTGGTCCTGGAACACGTGACGAGCCGCTGGGGCGTCCTGGTCCTGCTCCACCTCCTGGACCGCCCCCACCGCTTCAGCGAACTCCGCCGCGCGATCGGCCGGGTGAGCGAGAAGATGCTGACCCAGACACTCCAGACCCTGGAACGCGACGGCCTGGTCCACCGAGACGCCAAGCCGGTGATCCCACCCCGAGTCGACTACTCCCTCACCGACCTGGGCCACGAGGCAGCGGAACAGGTACGGGGACTGGCGGAGTGGACGGCACGGCGCATGGGAGCGGTCGAGGAGGCGCGCGAGGCGTACGACGCGAAGAGAATTCGCGCCTGA
- a CDS encoding VOC family protein has protein sequence MTQTTPAPVHWKLVVDAADPHAQADFWAAALHYETEDNDALIQRLLELGALPREAAVEWHARLAFRDLVAVRHPDDPYDKDSGTGLGRRLLFQRVPEPKTVKNRLHLDLHPGQGARTAEVERLTGLGARVLREVSEPSGAWVVMADPEGNEFCVH, from the coding sequence ATGACGCAGACAACCCCCGCACCGGTGCACTGGAAGCTGGTCGTCGACGCCGCCGACCCGCATGCCCAGGCCGACTTCTGGGCCGCCGCCCTGCACTACGAGACCGAGGACAACGACGCCCTGATCCAGCGGCTGCTGGAACTCGGCGCGCTGCCGCGTGAGGCGGCCGTCGAGTGGCATGCCAGGCTGGCGTTCCGGGACCTGGTCGCCGTACGGCATCCGGACGATCCGTACGACAAGGACAGCGGCACCGGTCTGGGGCGGCGCCTGCTCTTCCAGCGCGTACCGGAGCCGAAGACGGTCAAGAACCGGCTCCATCTCGACCTGCACCCCGGCCAGGGTGCCCGGACGGCCGAGGTGGAGCGGCTGACGGGACTCGGGGCGAGGGTGCTGCGTGAGGTCAGTGAACCGTCGGGGGCGTGGGTGGTCATGGCGGATCCGGAAGGGAACGAGTTCTGCGTCCACTGA
- the rarD gene encoding EamA family transporter RarD, giving the protein MWGLVPLFWPLLKPAGAAEILAHRMVWSLAFVAVALVVVRRWAWAGELLRQPRRLALVTVAAAVITVNWGVYIWAVNSGHVVEASLGYFINPLVTIAMGVLLLKERLRRVQWLAVGIGAAAVVVLTVGYGRPPWISLTLAFSFATYGLVKKKVNLGGVESLAAETAIQFLPALGYLLWLSGRGDLSFASEGPGHAALLASTGIVTALPLVCFGAAAIRVPLSTLGLLQYLAPVFQFLLGVLYFHEAMPPERWAGFALVWLALTLLTWDALRTARTLRRELTRPRTTVTPGAAGTVRTAESLASGPEPLDSPATRP; this is encoded by the coding sequence ATGTGGGGGCTCGTGCCCCTGTTCTGGCCGCTGCTCAAGCCCGCCGGAGCCGCCGAGATCCTCGCCCACCGGATGGTGTGGTCGCTCGCCTTCGTGGCCGTCGCACTCGTCGTCGTACGGCGCTGGGCCTGGGCCGGTGAGCTGCTGCGGCAGCCGCGCAGACTGGCGCTGGTCACCGTGGCCGCCGCCGTCATCACCGTGAACTGGGGCGTCTACATCTGGGCCGTCAACAGCGGCCATGTGGTGGAGGCCTCGCTCGGGTACTTCATCAATCCCCTCGTCACCATCGCGATGGGCGTGCTGCTGCTCAAGGAGCGGCTGCGGCGGGTGCAGTGGCTGGCTGTCGGGATCGGCGCCGCCGCAGTGGTCGTCCTCACCGTCGGGTACGGGCGGCCGCCGTGGATCTCCCTCACGCTCGCCTTCTCCTTCGCCACGTACGGCCTGGTCAAGAAGAAGGTGAACCTCGGGGGCGTGGAGTCGCTGGCCGCCGAGACCGCGATCCAGTTCCTGCCCGCACTCGGCTATCTGCTGTGGCTGAGCGGCCGCGGTGACCTCAGCTTCGCCTCCGAGGGACCGGGGCACGCCGCGCTGCTCGCCTCCACGGGCATCGTCACCGCCCTCCCCCTGGTCTGCTTCGGCGCCGCGGCGATCCGGGTGCCGTTGTCCACACTGGGACTGCTGCAGTACCTGGCCCCGGTCTTCCAGTTCCTGCTCGGCGTCCTCTACTTCCACGAGGCCATGCCGCCCGAGCGCTGGGCCGGGTTCGCGCTGGTCTGGCTGGCGTTGACACTGCTCACCTGGGACGCCCTGCGCACCGCGCGGACGCTCAGGAGAGAGCTGACGAGGCCCCGCACCACCGTGACCCCGGGCGCGGCCGGCACCGTCCGGACGGCGGAGAGCCTGGCCTCGGGCCCGGAGCCGCTGGACTCGCCCGCCACGCGGCCGTAG
- a CDS encoding SDR family oxidoreductase, protein MSIVVTGATGHLGRHVVEQLLEKVPAEQVTAVVRTPEKAADFAAKGVKIAVADYNSPETFDNVFAAGDKVLLISGNEFDKGRPAQHQVVIDAAKAAGVALLAYTSAPGTLTAALADDHRATEEALLASGLPWSLLRNSWYNENYTENLAPALEHGAVVQAAGDGRISTASRADYAAAAVAVLTGEGHENSTYELGGDEPWSFAEYAAELSRQTGKEIAYNAVPVDAYVEILTGAGLPAPFAQILAGVDASIEKGELVVTTGDLARLTGRPATPIAESIAVALKG, encoded by the coding sequence ATGAGCATCGTCGTCACCGGAGCCACCGGACACCTCGGCCGTCACGTCGTCGAGCAGCTGCTCGAGAAGGTCCCCGCCGAGCAGGTCACCGCCGTCGTCCGTACCCCGGAGAAGGCCGCCGACTTCGCGGCGAAGGGCGTGAAGATAGCCGTCGCCGACTACAACTCCCCCGAGACCTTCGACAACGTCTTCGCGGCCGGCGACAAGGTGCTGCTGATCTCCGGCAACGAGTTCGACAAGGGCCGCCCCGCCCAGCACCAGGTCGTCATCGACGCCGCCAAGGCCGCGGGCGTGGCGCTGCTCGCGTACACCAGCGCCCCCGGCACCCTGACCGCCGCACTCGCCGACGACCACCGGGCCACCGAAGAGGCGCTGCTGGCCTCCGGTCTGCCCTGGTCGCTGCTGCGCAACAGCTGGTACAACGAGAACTACACCGAGAACCTCGCCCCCGCCCTGGAGCACGGCGCCGTCGTGCAGGCGGCGGGCGACGGCCGGATCTCCACCGCCTCGCGCGCCGACTACGCGGCCGCCGCCGTGGCCGTACTGACCGGCGAGGGCCACGAGAACTCCACCTACGAGCTCGGCGGCGACGAGCCCTGGAGCTTCGCCGAGTACGCGGCCGAGCTGAGCCGGCAGACCGGCAAGGAGATCGCCTACAACGCCGTCCCCGTGGACGCCTACGTCGAGATCCTGACCGGTGCCGGGCTGCCCGCCCCCTTCGCCCAGATCCTTGCCGGTGTCGACGCCTCCATCGAGAAGGGCGAGCTGGTCGTCACCACCGGTGACCTGGCCCGGCTGACCGGCCGCCCCGCCACCCCGATCGCCGAGTCCATCGCGGTCGCGCTCAAGGGCTGA
- a CDS encoding sensor histidine kinase, with amino-acid sequence MATDYGYDSGLGFPETVRRHRVPAGLRAPFEGRTWREFGYVLLSLPISILMFTYAITMISLGAGLLVTFLGIPVFAAGLAGCRGLGALERARARGLLGLEVGDPEPLRMRKSGFMAWIGAVLKSGTSWRTLLYSVVHLPWALFSFVVAVNFWVYGWALLTYPLWFWVFPAYVGQDGLQLYGDQTHHIYLDNPFEIGVTALVGLLFTLATPWIVRALTTVDRVMVHGLLGPTRLSARVVELESDRGIVVDTAAADLRRIERDLHDGAQARLVALAMDLGLAKEKLTEDPAAAARMVDEAHGEVKTALQELRDLARGIHPAVLTDRGLDAALSAVASRCTVPVQVEVDLPARPAPAIEGIAYFTVSELLQNISKHSRATYAAVDVWRVENRLMLQVVDNGVGGADVSAGSALAGLAERLDAVDGILVVDSPVGGPTRVTAELPWRGERV; translated from the coding sequence ATGGCCACGGACTACGGGTACGACAGTGGGCTCGGGTTCCCCGAGACGGTACGGCGGCACCGGGTGCCGGCCGGGCTGCGGGCGCCGTTCGAGGGACGGACCTGGCGGGAGTTCGGCTATGTGCTGCTGAGCCTGCCGATCAGCATCCTGATGTTCACCTACGCCATCACGATGATCTCGCTCGGCGCGGGCCTCCTCGTGACCTTCCTCGGCATCCCGGTCTTCGCGGCCGGTCTCGCCGGGTGCCGTGGGCTCGGGGCGCTGGAGCGGGCGCGGGCCCGGGGGCTGCTGGGTCTGGAGGTCGGCGATCCGGAACCGCTCAGGATGCGGAAGTCCGGGTTCATGGCGTGGATCGGGGCGGTCCTCAAGAGCGGGACGTCGTGGCGGACGCTGCTGTACTCCGTGGTGCACCTGCCGTGGGCGCTGTTCTCCTTCGTCGTCGCGGTGAACTTCTGGGTGTACGGCTGGGCGCTGCTGACGTATCCGCTGTGGTTCTGGGTCTTCCCGGCGTACGTCGGTCAGGACGGGCTCCAGCTCTACGGCGACCAGACCCACCACATCTACCTGGACAACCCCTTCGAGATCGGCGTGACCGCGCTGGTGGGGCTGTTGTTCACGCTGGCCACGCCGTGGATCGTGCGGGCGCTGACGACGGTGGACCGGGTGATGGTGCACGGGCTGCTGGGGCCGACCCGGCTGTCGGCGCGGGTGGTGGAGCTGGAGTCGGACCGGGGGATCGTGGTCGACACGGCCGCCGCCGACCTGCGTCGGATCGAGCGGGATCTGCATGACGGGGCCCAGGCCCGGCTGGTGGCTCTGGCCATGGATCTGGGGCTGGCGAAGGAGAAGCTCACGGAGGATCCGGCCGCGGCGGCGCGGATGGTGGACGAGGCGCACGGCGAGGTGAAGACGGCGCTCCAGGAGCTGCGGGATCTGGCGCGGGGCATCCATCCGGCGGTGCTGACCGACCGGGGGCTGGACGCGGCGCTGTCCGCGGTGGCGTCCCGGTGCACGGTGCCGGTGCAGGTGGAGGTGGATCTGCCGGCCCGGCCGGCGCCGGCGATCGAGGGGATCGCGTACTTCACGGTGTCGGAGCTGTTGCAGAACATCAGCAAGCACTCCCGGGCGACGTACGCGGCGGTCGACGTGTGGCGGGTGGAGAACCGGCTCATGCTCCAGGTCGTGGACAACGGGGTGGGCGGTGCCGACGTGTCCGCCGGGTCCGCGCTCGCGGGGCTGGCGGAACGACTCGACGCGGTGGACGGGATCCTGGTGGTGGACTCGCCGGTCGGGGGGCCGACCCGGGTGACGGCGGAGTTGCCCTGGCGGGGGGAGCGGGTGTGA
- a CDS encoding 2-oxoacid:ferredoxin oxidoreductase subunit beta, which translates to MAETSTEGTGTIEALSLVPKAEGRQSMKDFKSDQEVRWCPGCGDYAILAAVQGFMPELGLAKENIVFVSGIGCSSRFPYYMNTYGMHSIHGRAPAIATGLAASRRDLSVWVVTGDGDALSIGGNHLIHALRRNVNLKILLFNNRIYGLTKGQYSPTSEVGKITKSTPMGSLDAPFNPVSLAIGAEASFVARTVDSDRKHLTSVLREAAAHPGTALIEIYQNCNIFNDGAFEALKDKQQAEEAVIRLEHGQPIRFGADLSKGVVRDPATGDLKVVPVTPSNESQILVHDAHSPSPTTAFALSRLADPDTLHHTPIGVFRSVDRPVYDTQMSDQLDAAIEQNGKGDLGALLAGGDTWTVVG; encoded by the coding sequence ATGGCTGAGACGTCCACGGAAGGCACGGGCACGATCGAGGCACTCTCGCTGGTCCCCAAGGCCGAGGGCCGCCAGAGCATGAAGGACTTCAAGAGCGACCAGGAGGTCCGCTGGTGCCCCGGCTGCGGTGACTACGCGATCCTGGCGGCGGTCCAGGGCTTCATGCCGGAGCTGGGGCTGGCCAAGGAGAACATCGTCTTCGTCTCGGGCATCGGCTGCTCGTCCCGCTTCCCGTACTACATGAACACCTACGGCATGCACTCCATCCACGGCCGGGCGCCGGCGATCGCGACGGGCCTCGCCGCCTCGCGCCGGGACCTGTCGGTGTGGGTGGTGACGGGTGACGGTGACGCGCTGTCGATCGGCGGGAACCACCTGATCCACGCCCTGCGCCGGAACGTGAACCTCAAGATCCTGCTGTTCAACAACCGGATCTACGGGCTGACGAAGGGGCAGTACTCCCCCACCTCCGAGGTCGGCAAGATCACCAAGTCGACGCCGATGGGGTCGCTGGACGCGCCCTTCAACCCGGTGTCCCTGGCGATCGGCGCGGAGGCGTCCTTCGTGGCGCGCACGGTCGACTCGGACCGCAAACACCTGACGTCGGTGCTGCGGGAGGCCGCCGCCCACCCCGGTACGGCGCTGATCGAGATCTACCAGAACTGCAACATCTTCAACGACGGCGCCTTCGAGGCCCTCAAGGACAAGCAGCAGGCGGAGGAGGCGGTGATCCGCCTTGAGCACGGGCAGCCGATCCGCTTCGGCGCGGACCTGTCGAAGGGCGTGGTCCGGGATCCGGCCACGGGTGACCTGAAGGTGGTGCCGGTGACGCCGTCGAACGAGTCGCAGATCCTGGTCCACGACGCGCACTCGCCGTCCCCGACGACCGCCTTCGCCCTGTCCCGCCTGGCCGACCCGGACACGCTCCACCACACCCCGATCGGTGTCTTCCGCTCGGTGGACCGCCCGGTGTACGACACCCAGATGTCGGACCAGCTGGACGCGGCGATCGAACAGAACGGCAAGGGGGATCTGGGGGCGCTGCTGGCCGGGGGCGACACCTGGACGGTGGTCGGCTGA